A part of Pseudoalteromonas arctica A 37-1-2 genomic DNA contains:
- a CDS encoding ABC transporter ATP-binding protein, producing the protein MKQQKSNDKFGNTLGNASETVIEVSSLSFSIKNKAILKNLSFSVAAGEVYALLGGNGAGKSTTLKTLLGFNKPTEGSVKVAGKEVSKSLDFVRGKTAYLPESATLYPHLTARENVEYFLSLADIKKSDEQINAAFNRVALQRDAWDRHMQTYSKGMRQKTAIALAILREAPIFLLDEPTSGLDPVAIDEFNQLVRELALTGATILMVTHDVYGACQVANRIGLLKNGELVGEFDAPQSGRIDTEQVHAAFGYHAKRGA; encoded by the coding sequence ATTAAACAGCAAAAAAGTAACGATAAGTTTGGTAATACCCTCGGTAATGCAAGCGAAACCGTTATTGAAGTAAGCTCGTTAAGTTTTAGTATTAAAAATAAAGCTATTTTAAAAAACTTAAGCTTTAGTGTGGCTGCAGGTGAGGTTTATGCGCTACTTGGCGGTAATGGTGCGGGTAAATCAACCACGTTAAAAACGTTACTTGGGTTTAATAAACCAACCGAAGGCTCTGTAAAAGTAGCGGGTAAAGAGGTGAGCAAATCGCTTGATTTTGTGCGAGGTAAAACAGCGTATTTGCCAGAGTCGGCTACGTTATATCCGCATTTAACAGCTCGTGAAAATGTTGAATATTTTTTATCACTCGCTGATATTAAAAAATCAGATGAGCAAATTAACGCGGCTTTTAATCGTGTTGCACTGCAACGCGATGCGTGGGATCGCCACATGCAAACTTATTCAAAAGGCATGAGGCAAAAAACAGCAATTGCACTTGCGATACTGCGTGAAGCACCCATTTTTTTACTTGATGAGCCAACCTCTGGTCTTGATCCTGTTGCTATTGATGAATTTAATCAACTTGTACGAGAGCTTGCATTAACTGGTGCGACTATTTTAATGGTTACCCACGATGTATACGGTGCCTGCCAAGTCGCTAATCGAATTGGTTTACTTAAAAACGGTGAGCTGGTGGGAGAGTTTGATGCGCCCCAAAGTGGGCGTATTGATACCGAGCAAGTACACGCTGCGTTTGGGTATCACGCTAAAAGAGGTGCTTAA